The following coding sequences lie in one Colias croceus chromosome 1, ilColCroc2.1 genomic window:
- the LOC123693241 gene encoding sodium/hydrogen exchanger 7 isoform X10 codes for MNLYIAFVNFFLYIIVSCDASGTDIALDAKATLLHRIDSLNLLIYTCLLTLTVLTIWVFKHRRVSWLHETGLAVIYGLIVGAIIRYGSSTNEITYIDAHPDPDSKYNLSVPPDMVRFHFPDKIITGDASIPNKTYAYSFRGEIVNVEQNEIDLKATFDPEIFFNIILPPIIFHAGYCLKRKYFFRNLGAILTFAMVGTALSALVIGSLMYGFVQLMPASLASSFTFLDTLYFGALISPTDPLTVLAIFSQLKVDVNLYAMIFGESVLNDAVALVLSGAIQNYEKRYSTDGEFEITAFLAAIGDFIGIFSLSLIVGALMGCLTAFMTKFTHVRDWPLLESALFVLMSYAAFLIAEVCELTGVVAVLFCGICQAHYTYNNLSADSRNRTKQLFELLNFLAENFIFTYIGVSMFTFPKHHFDPWFIIAGFLTSTLGRAVNIYPLSFLLNLGRKPPIPMNFQHMLFFSGLRGAMSFALAIRNTVSEARQAMLTTTSLIVIATVVLQGGAATHALAYLRIPTGYELSQGQNDESDALPFRDVRNSGRMVVKWGKDESGVIMPWQLNYQEDSQRGSGDNGSEKARLAKLWGAIDSRLLKPLLTHARPPLTETLPAFFRPLARLLTTTRQYTQGDNNGLRRTDSDSDLCIDEPQPVPTSIDPQQLWPGLVDTRISVEGITGSNI; via the exons ATGAATCTATATATTGCTTTCgtaaatttctttttatacataatagtGTCATGTGACGCATCAGGAACAGATATAGCCTTAGATGCTAAAGCTACTTTGCTTCATAGGATAGATAGTTTGAATCTACTTATTTATACATGTCTTCTTACTCTTACTGTACTGACTATCTGGGTATTTAAACATCGTCGTGTGAGCTGGCTCCACGAAACCGGCTTGGCTGTTATATATG gtcTCATAGTAGGTGCCATAATTCGCTATGGAAGCAGTACAAATGAAATCACATATATTGATGCTCACCCAGACCCGGACTCCAAATACAACCTGTCTGTCCCACCAGACATGGTGCGATTTCATTTtccagataaaataataactggAG ATGCTTCTATACCAAATAAAACATATGCTTACAGCTTTAGAGGAGAAATTGTGAATGTGGAACAAAATGAAATAGATCTCAAGGCAACATTTGATccagaaatatttttcaatataattttaccgCCTATAATTTTTCACGCAGGGTATTGCTTAAAGCGG AAATACTTCTTTCGTAATTTAGGTGCAATATTGACGTTTGCTATGGTTGGAACAGCGCTCTCTGCTCTTGTTATTGGATCGTTAATGTATGGTTTCGTACAACTGATGCCTGCGTCACTGGCTTCGAGTTTTACTTTCCTGGACACATTGTACTTTGGTGCTCTAATTTCGCCTACTGATCCATTGACTGTACTAGCTATTTTTTCGCAATTGAAG GTTGATGTCAATCTCTATGCAATGATATTTGGTGAGAGTGTTCTCAATGATGCAGTGGCTTTAGTACTCAGCGG agccatacaaaattatgagAAGAGATACTCAACGGATGGTGAATTTGAAATAACAGCATTTCTAGCGGCTATTGGCGACTTCATCGGAATTTTCAGTCTTTCACTAATCGTTGGTGCTCTGATGGGATGTTTGACTGCATTT ATGACAAAGTTCACTCACGTGCGTGATTGGCCGCTGCTCGAATCTGCTCTCTTCGTGCTCATGTCATATGCTGCTTTTCTTATTGCGGAAGTTTGTGAGCTTAcag GCGTCGTAGCTGTACTATTCTGTGGTATATGCCAAGCGCATTACACATACAACAACCTATCTGCAGACTCAAGGAATAGGACGAAACAGTTGTTCGAATTGCTCAATTTCCTCGCCGAGAATTTCATATTCACGTACATCGGCGTGTCTATGTTCACGTTCCCGAAACATCACTTCGATCCATGGTTTATTATTGCCGGATTT TTAACCTCAACTCTTGGACGGGCTGTGAATATCTACCCTCTGTCATTCCTGTTGAATCTCGGACGAAAACCACCTATACCCATGAATTTCCAACACATGCTCTTCTTCTCTG GACTCCGAGGGGCCATGTCTTTCGCACTGGCTATCCGCAACACGGTATCTGAAGCGAGGCAAGCGATGTTAACAACAACATCGCTCATAGTGATCGCGACCGTGGTGCTACAGGGCGGGGCCGCGACGCACGCGCTCGCATACCTGCGCATACCCACTGGGTACGAGCTTAG TCAAGGGCAGAACGATGAAAGTGACGCTCTACCATTCAGAGACGTGAGAaat AGCGGCCGCATGGTAGTTAAGTGGGGCAAAGACGAGAGCGGAGTGATAATGCCTTGGCAACTAAACTATCAAGAA GATAGCCAGCGAGGCAGTGGTGACAATGGTAGTGAGAAGGCCAGACTGGCCAAGCTCTGGGGTGCTATAGACTCGCGTCTGCTCAAACCTCTGCTAACACACGCGAGACCACCGCTAACAGAGACTTTGCCAGCGTTCTTCAGACCTCTAGCACGTTTATTGACCACCACACGGCAATATACCCAAGGG gATAATAATGGTCTTCGAAGGACCGATTCAGACTCCGACTTGTGTATTGATGAGCCACAGCCTGTTCCTACAAGTATTGACCCACAG CAACTTTGGCCAGGACTAGTGGACACACGGATTTCTGTAGAAGGTATAACGGgaagtaatatataa
- the LOC123693241 gene encoding sodium/hydrogen exchanger 7 isoform X11 translates to MNLYIAFVNFFLYIIVSCDASGTDIALDAKATLLHRIDSLNLLIYTCLLTLTVLTIWVFKHRRVSWLHETGLAVIYGLIVGAIIRYGSSTNEITYIDAHPDPDSKYNLSVPPDMVRFHFPDKIITGDASIPNKTYAYSFRGEIVNVEQNEIDLKATFDPEIFFNIILPPIIFHAGYCLKRKYFFRNLGAILTFAMVGTALSALVIGSLMYGFVQLMPASLASSFTFLDTLYFGALISPTDPLTVLAIFSQLKVDVNLYAMIFGESVLNDAVALVLSGAIQNYEKRYSTDGEFEITAFLAAIGDFIGIFSLSLIVGALMGCLTAFMTKFTHVRDWPLLESALFVLMSYAAFLIAEVCELTGVVAVLFCGICQAHYTYNNLSADSRNRTKQLFELLNFLAENFIFTYIGVSMFTFPKHHFDPWFIIAGFLTSTLGRAVNIYPLSFLLNLGRKPPIPMNFQHMLFFSGLRGAMSFALAIRNTVSEARQAMLTTTSLIVIATVVLQGGAATHALAYLRIPTGYELSQGQNDESDALPFRDVRNPAEISLGLRNLDGRTASCDRISDSQRGSGDNGSEKARLAKLWGAIDSRLLKPLLTHARPPLTETLPAFFRPLARLLTTTRQYTQGDNNGLRRTDSDSDLCIDEPQPVPTSIDPQQLWPGLVDTRISVEGITGSNI, encoded by the exons ATGAATCTATATATTGCTTTCgtaaatttctttttatacataatagtGTCATGTGACGCATCAGGAACAGATATAGCCTTAGATGCTAAAGCTACTTTGCTTCATAGGATAGATAGTTTGAATCTACTTATTTATACATGTCTTCTTACTCTTACTGTACTGACTATCTGGGTATTTAAACATCGTCGTGTGAGCTGGCTCCACGAAACCGGCTTGGCTGTTATATATG gtcTCATAGTAGGTGCCATAATTCGCTATGGAAGCAGTACAAATGAAATCACATATATTGATGCTCACCCAGACCCGGACTCCAAATACAACCTGTCTGTCCCACCAGACATGGTGCGATTTCATTTtccagataaaataataactggAG ATGCTTCTATACCAAATAAAACATATGCTTACAGCTTTAGAGGAGAAATTGTGAATGTGGAACAAAATGAAATAGATCTCAAGGCAACATTTGATccagaaatatttttcaatataattttaccgCCTATAATTTTTCACGCAGGGTATTGCTTAAAGCGG AAATACTTCTTTCGTAATTTAGGTGCAATATTGACGTTTGCTATGGTTGGAACAGCGCTCTCTGCTCTTGTTATTGGATCGTTAATGTATGGTTTCGTACAACTGATGCCTGCGTCACTGGCTTCGAGTTTTACTTTCCTGGACACATTGTACTTTGGTGCTCTAATTTCGCCTACTGATCCATTGACTGTACTAGCTATTTTTTCGCAATTGAAG GTTGATGTCAATCTCTATGCAATGATATTTGGTGAGAGTGTTCTCAATGATGCAGTGGCTTTAGTACTCAGCGG agccatacaaaattatgagAAGAGATACTCAACGGATGGTGAATTTGAAATAACAGCATTTCTAGCGGCTATTGGCGACTTCATCGGAATTTTCAGTCTTTCACTAATCGTTGGTGCTCTGATGGGATGTTTGACTGCATTT ATGACAAAGTTCACTCACGTGCGTGATTGGCCGCTGCTCGAATCTGCTCTCTTCGTGCTCATGTCATATGCTGCTTTTCTTATTGCGGAAGTTTGTGAGCTTAcag GCGTCGTAGCTGTACTATTCTGTGGTATATGCCAAGCGCATTACACATACAACAACCTATCTGCAGACTCAAGGAATAGGACGAAACAGTTGTTCGAATTGCTCAATTTCCTCGCCGAGAATTTCATATTCACGTACATCGGCGTGTCTATGTTCACGTTCCCGAAACATCACTTCGATCCATGGTTTATTATTGCCGGATTT TTAACCTCAACTCTTGGACGGGCTGTGAATATCTACCCTCTGTCATTCCTGTTGAATCTCGGACGAAAACCACCTATACCCATGAATTTCCAACACATGCTCTTCTTCTCTG GACTCCGAGGGGCCATGTCTTTCGCACTGGCTATCCGCAACACGGTATCTGAAGCGAGGCAAGCGATGTTAACAACAACATCGCTCATAGTGATCGCGACCGTGGTGCTACAGGGCGGGGCCGCGACGCACGCGCTCGCATACCTGCGCATACCCACTGGGTACGAGCTTAG TCAAGGGCAGAACGATGAAAGTGACGCTCTACCATTCAGAGACGTGAGAaat CCTGCGGAAATAAGTTTGGGGCTCCGAAATTTGGACGGACGTACTGCCAGTTGTGACAGAATATCT GATAGCCAGCGAGGCAGTGGTGACAATGGTAGTGAGAAGGCCAGACTGGCCAAGCTCTGGGGTGCTATAGACTCGCGTCTGCTCAAACCTCTGCTAACACACGCGAGACCACCGCTAACAGAGACTTTGCCAGCGTTCTTCAGACCTCTAGCACGTTTATTGACCACCACACGGCAATATACCCAAGGG gATAATAATGGTCTTCGAAGGACCGATTCAGACTCCGACTTGTGTATTGATGAGCCACAGCCTGTTCCTACAAGTATTGACCCACAG CAACTTTGGCCAGGACTAGTGGACACACGGATTTCTGTAGAAGGTATAACGGgaagtaatatataa
- the LOC123693241 gene encoding sodium/hydrogen exchanger 7 isoform X8, which yields MNLYIAFVNFFLYIIVSCDASGTDIALDAKATLLHRIDSLNLLIYTCLLTLTVLTIWVFKHRRVSWLHETGLAVIYGLIVGAIIRYGSSTNEITYIDAHPDPDSKYNLSVPPDMVRFHFPDKIITGDASIPNKTYAYSFRGEIVNVEQNEIDLKATFDPEIFFNIILPPIIFHAGYCLKRKYFFRNLGAILTFAMVGTALSALVIGSLMYGFVQLMPASLASSFTFLDTLYFGALISPTDPLTVLAIFSQLKVDVNLYAMIFGESVLNDAVALVLSGAIQNYEKRYSTDGEFEITAFLAAIGDFIGIFSLSLIVGALMGCLTAFMTKFTHVRDWPLLESALFVLMSYAAFLIAEVCELTGVVAVLFCGICQAHYTYNNLSADSRNRTKQLFELLNFLAENFIFTYIGVSMFTFPKHHFDPWFIIAGFLTSTLGRAVNIYPLSFLLNLGRKPPIPMNFQHMLFFSGLRGAMSFALAIRNTVSEARQAMLTTTSLIVIATVVLQGGAATHALAYLRIPTGYELSQGQNDESDALPFRDVRNLYQATEMGSPPAEISLGLRNLDGRTASCDRISDSQRGSGDNGSEKARLAKLWGAIDSRLLKPLLTHARPPLTETLPAFFRPLARLLTTTRQYTQGDNNGLRRTDSDSDLCIDEPQPVPTSIDPQQLWPGLVDTRISVEGITGSNI from the exons ATGAATCTATATATTGCTTTCgtaaatttctttttatacataatagtGTCATGTGACGCATCAGGAACAGATATAGCCTTAGATGCTAAAGCTACTTTGCTTCATAGGATAGATAGTTTGAATCTACTTATTTATACATGTCTTCTTACTCTTACTGTACTGACTATCTGGGTATTTAAACATCGTCGTGTGAGCTGGCTCCACGAAACCGGCTTGGCTGTTATATATG gtcTCATAGTAGGTGCCATAATTCGCTATGGAAGCAGTACAAATGAAATCACATATATTGATGCTCACCCAGACCCGGACTCCAAATACAACCTGTCTGTCCCACCAGACATGGTGCGATTTCATTTtccagataaaataataactggAG ATGCTTCTATACCAAATAAAACATATGCTTACAGCTTTAGAGGAGAAATTGTGAATGTGGAACAAAATGAAATAGATCTCAAGGCAACATTTGATccagaaatatttttcaatataattttaccgCCTATAATTTTTCACGCAGGGTATTGCTTAAAGCGG AAATACTTCTTTCGTAATTTAGGTGCAATATTGACGTTTGCTATGGTTGGAACAGCGCTCTCTGCTCTTGTTATTGGATCGTTAATGTATGGTTTCGTACAACTGATGCCTGCGTCACTGGCTTCGAGTTTTACTTTCCTGGACACATTGTACTTTGGTGCTCTAATTTCGCCTACTGATCCATTGACTGTACTAGCTATTTTTTCGCAATTGAAG GTTGATGTCAATCTCTATGCAATGATATTTGGTGAGAGTGTTCTCAATGATGCAGTGGCTTTAGTACTCAGCGG agccatacaaaattatgagAAGAGATACTCAACGGATGGTGAATTTGAAATAACAGCATTTCTAGCGGCTATTGGCGACTTCATCGGAATTTTCAGTCTTTCACTAATCGTTGGTGCTCTGATGGGATGTTTGACTGCATTT ATGACAAAGTTCACTCACGTGCGTGATTGGCCGCTGCTCGAATCTGCTCTCTTCGTGCTCATGTCATATGCTGCTTTTCTTATTGCGGAAGTTTGTGAGCTTAcag GCGTCGTAGCTGTACTATTCTGTGGTATATGCCAAGCGCATTACACATACAACAACCTATCTGCAGACTCAAGGAATAGGACGAAACAGTTGTTCGAATTGCTCAATTTCCTCGCCGAGAATTTCATATTCACGTACATCGGCGTGTCTATGTTCACGTTCCCGAAACATCACTTCGATCCATGGTTTATTATTGCCGGATTT TTAACCTCAACTCTTGGACGGGCTGTGAATATCTACCCTCTGTCATTCCTGTTGAATCTCGGACGAAAACCACCTATACCCATGAATTTCCAACACATGCTCTTCTTCTCTG GACTCCGAGGGGCCATGTCTTTCGCACTGGCTATCCGCAACACGGTATCTGAAGCGAGGCAAGCGATGTTAACAACAACATCGCTCATAGTGATCGCGACCGTGGTGCTACAGGGCGGGGCCGCGACGCACGCGCTCGCATACCTGCGCATACCCACTGGGTACGAGCTTAG TCAAGGGCAGAACGATGAAAGTGACGCTCTACCATTCAGAGACGTGAGAaat CTGTACCAGGCCACGGAGATGGGCAGCCCG CCTGCGGAAATAAGTTTGGGGCTCCGAAATTTGGACGGACGTACTGCCAGTTGTGACAGAATATCT GATAGCCAGCGAGGCAGTGGTGACAATGGTAGTGAGAAGGCCAGACTGGCCAAGCTCTGGGGTGCTATAGACTCGCGTCTGCTCAAACCTCTGCTAACACACGCGAGACCACCGCTAACAGAGACTTTGCCAGCGTTCTTCAGACCTCTAGCACGTTTATTGACCACCACACGGCAATATACCCAAGGG gATAATAATGGTCTTCGAAGGACCGATTCAGACTCCGACTTGTGTATTGATGAGCCACAGCCTGTTCCTACAAGTATTGACCCACAG CAACTTTGGCCAGGACTAGTGGACACACGGATTTCTGTAGAAGGTATAACGGgaagtaatatataa
- the LOC123693241 gene encoding sodium/hydrogen exchanger 7 isoform X12, with translation MNLYIAFVNFFLYIIVSCDASGTDIALDAKATLLHRIDSLNLLIYTCLLTLTVLTIWVFKHRRVSWLHETGLAVIYGLIVGAIIRYGSSTNEITYIDAHPDPDSKYNLSVPPDMVRFHFPDKIITGDASIPNKTYAYSFRGEIVNVEQNEIDLKATFDPEIFFNIILPPIIFHAGYCLKRKYFFRNLGAILTFAMVGTALSALVIGSLMYGFVQLMPASLASSFTFLDTLYFGALISPTDPLTVLAIFSQLKVDVNLYAMIFGESVLNDAVALVLSGAIQNYEKRYSTDGEFEITAFLAAIGDFIGIFSLSLIVGALMGCLTAFMTKFTHVRDWPLLESALFVLMSYAAFLIAEVCELTGVVAVLFCGICQAHYTYNNLSADSRNRTKQLFELLNFLAENFIFTYIGVSMFTFPKHHFDPWFIIAGFLTSTLGRAVNIYPLSFLLNLGRKPPIPMNFQHMLFFSGLRGAMSFALAIRNTVSEARQAMLTTTSLIVIATVVLQGGAATHALAYLRIPTGQGQNDESDALPFRDVRNSGRMVVKWGKDESGVIMPWQLNYQEDSQRGSGDNGSEKARLAKLWGAIDSRLLKPLLTHARPPLTETLPAFFRPLARLLTTTRQYTQGDNNGLRRTDSDSDLCIDEPQPVPTSIDPQQLWPGLVDTRISVEGITGSNI, from the exons ATGAATCTATATATTGCTTTCgtaaatttctttttatacataatagtGTCATGTGACGCATCAGGAACAGATATAGCCTTAGATGCTAAAGCTACTTTGCTTCATAGGATAGATAGTTTGAATCTACTTATTTATACATGTCTTCTTACTCTTACTGTACTGACTATCTGGGTATTTAAACATCGTCGTGTGAGCTGGCTCCACGAAACCGGCTTGGCTGTTATATATG gtcTCATAGTAGGTGCCATAATTCGCTATGGAAGCAGTACAAATGAAATCACATATATTGATGCTCACCCAGACCCGGACTCCAAATACAACCTGTCTGTCCCACCAGACATGGTGCGATTTCATTTtccagataaaataataactggAG ATGCTTCTATACCAAATAAAACATATGCTTACAGCTTTAGAGGAGAAATTGTGAATGTGGAACAAAATGAAATAGATCTCAAGGCAACATTTGATccagaaatatttttcaatataattttaccgCCTATAATTTTTCACGCAGGGTATTGCTTAAAGCGG AAATACTTCTTTCGTAATTTAGGTGCAATATTGACGTTTGCTATGGTTGGAACAGCGCTCTCTGCTCTTGTTATTGGATCGTTAATGTATGGTTTCGTACAACTGATGCCTGCGTCACTGGCTTCGAGTTTTACTTTCCTGGACACATTGTACTTTGGTGCTCTAATTTCGCCTACTGATCCATTGACTGTACTAGCTATTTTTTCGCAATTGAAG GTTGATGTCAATCTCTATGCAATGATATTTGGTGAGAGTGTTCTCAATGATGCAGTGGCTTTAGTACTCAGCGG agccatacaaaattatgagAAGAGATACTCAACGGATGGTGAATTTGAAATAACAGCATTTCTAGCGGCTATTGGCGACTTCATCGGAATTTTCAGTCTTTCACTAATCGTTGGTGCTCTGATGGGATGTTTGACTGCATTT ATGACAAAGTTCACTCACGTGCGTGATTGGCCGCTGCTCGAATCTGCTCTCTTCGTGCTCATGTCATATGCTGCTTTTCTTATTGCGGAAGTTTGTGAGCTTAcag GCGTCGTAGCTGTACTATTCTGTGGTATATGCCAAGCGCATTACACATACAACAACCTATCTGCAGACTCAAGGAATAGGACGAAACAGTTGTTCGAATTGCTCAATTTCCTCGCCGAGAATTTCATATTCACGTACATCGGCGTGTCTATGTTCACGTTCCCGAAACATCACTTCGATCCATGGTTTATTATTGCCGGATTT TTAACCTCAACTCTTGGACGGGCTGTGAATATCTACCCTCTGTCATTCCTGTTGAATCTCGGACGAAAACCACCTATACCCATGAATTTCCAACACATGCTCTTCTTCTCTG GACTCCGAGGGGCCATGTCTTTCGCACTGGCTATCCGCAACACGGTATCTGAAGCGAGGCAAGCGATGTTAACAACAACATCGCTCATAGTGATCGCGACCGTGGTGCTACAGGGCGGGGCCGCGACGCACGCGCTCGCATACCTGCGCATACCCACTGG TCAAGGGCAGAACGATGAAAGTGACGCTCTACCATTCAGAGACGTGAGAaat AGCGGCCGCATGGTAGTTAAGTGGGGCAAAGACGAGAGCGGAGTGATAATGCCTTGGCAACTAAACTATCAAGAA GATAGCCAGCGAGGCAGTGGTGACAATGGTAGTGAGAAGGCCAGACTGGCCAAGCTCTGGGGTGCTATAGACTCGCGTCTGCTCAAACCTCTGCTAACACACGCGAGACCACCGCTAACAGAGACTTTGCCAGCGTTCTTCAGACCTCTAGCACGTTTATTGACCACCACACGGCAATATACCCAAGGG gATAATAATGGTCTTCGAAGGACCGATTCAGACTCCGACTTGTGTATTGATGAGCCACAGCCTGTTCCTACAAGTATTGACCCACAG CAACTTTGGCCAGGACTAGTGGACACACGGATTTCTGTAGAAGGTATAACGGgaagtaatatataa
- the LOC123693241 gene encoding sodium/hydrogen exchanger 7 isoform X14 produces the protein MNLYIAFVNFFLYIIVSCDASGTDIALDAKATLLHRIDSLNLLIYTCLLTLTVLTIWVFKHRRVSWLHETGLAVIYGLIVGAIIRYGSSTNEITYIDAHPDPDSKYNLSVPPDMVRFHFPDKIITGDASIPNKTYAYSFRGEIVNVEQNEIDLKATFDPEIFFNIILPPIIFHAGYCLKRKYFFRNLGAILTFAMVGTALSALVIGSLMYGFVQLMPASLASSFTFLDTLYFGALISPTDPLTVLAIFSQLKVDVNLYAMIFGESVLNDAVALVLSGAIQNYEKRYSTDGEFEITAFLAAIGDFIGIFSLSLIVGALMGCLTAFMTKFTHVRDWPLLESALFVLMSYAAFLIAEVCELTGVVAVLFCGICQAHYTYNNLSADSRNRTKQLFELLNFLAENFIFTYIGVSMFTFPKHHFDPWFIIAGFLTSTLGRAVNIYPLSFLLNLGRKPPIPMNFQHMLFFSGLRGAMSFALAIRNTVSEARQAMLTTTSLIVIATVVLQGGAATHALAYLRIPTGYELSQGQNDESDALPFRDVRNLYQATEMGSPDSQRGSGDNGSEKARLAKLWGAIDSRLLKPLLTHARPPLTETLPAFFRPLARLLTTTRQYTQGDNNGLRRTDSDSDLCIDEPQPVPTSIDPQQLWPGLVDTRISVEGITGSNI, from the exons ATGAATCTATATATTGCTTTCgtaaatttctttttatacataatagtGTCATGTGACGCATCAGGAACAGATATAGCCTTAGATGCTAAAGCTACTTTGCTTCATAGGATAGATAGTTTGAATCTACTTATTTATACATGTCTTCTTACTCTTACTGTACTGACTATCTGGGTATTTAAACATCGTCGTGTGAGCTGGCTCCACGAAACCGGCTTGGCTGTTATATATG gtcTCATAGTAGGTGCCATAATTCGCTATGGAAGCAGTACAAATGAAATCACATATATTGATGCTCACCCAGACCCGGACTCCAAATACAACCTGTCTGTCCCACCAGACATGGTGCGATTTCATTTtccagataaaataataactggAG ATGCTTCTATACCAAATAAAACATATGCTTACAGCTTTAGAGGAGAAATTGTGAATGTGGAACAAAATGAAATAGATCTCAAGGCAACATTTGATccagaaatatttttcaatataattttaccgCCTATAATTTTTCACGCAGGGTATTGCTTAAAGCGG AAATACTTCTTTCGTAATTTAGGTGCAATATTGACGTTTGCTATGGTTGGAACAGCGCTCTCTGCTCTTGTTATTGGATCGTTAATGTATGGTTTCGTACAACTGATGCCTGCGTCACTGGCTTCGAGTTTTACTTTCCTGGACACATTGTACTTTGGTGCTCTAATTTCGCCTACTGATCCATTGACTGTACTAGCTATTTTTTCGCAATTGAAG GTTGATGTCAATCTCTATGCAATGATATTTGGTGAGAGTGTTCTCAATGATGCAGTGGCTTTAGTACTCAGCGG agccatacaaaattatgagAAGAGATACTCAACGGATGGTGAATTTGAAATAACAGCATTTCTAGCGGCTATTGGCGACTTCATCGGAATTTTCAGTCTTTCACTAATCGTTGGTGCTCTGATGGGATGTTTGACTGCATTT ATGACAAAGTTCACTCACGTGCGTGATTGGCCGCTGCTCGAATCTGCTCTCTTCGTGCTCATGTCATATGCTGCTTTTCTTATTGCGGAAGTTTGTGAGCTTAcag GCGTCGTAGCTGTACTATTCTGTGGTATATGCCAAGCGCATTACACATACAACAACCTATCTGCAGACTCAAGGAATAGGACGAAACAGTTGTTCGAATTGCTCAATTTCCTCGCCGAGAATTTCATATTCACGTACATCGGCGTGTCTATGTTCACGTTCCCGAAACATCACTTCGATCCATGGTTTATTATTGCCGGATTT TTAACCTCAACTCTTGGACGGGCTGTGAATATCTACCCTCTGTCATTCCTGTTGAATCTCGGACGAAAACCACCTATACCCATGAATTTCCAACACATGCTCTTCTTCTCTG GACTCCGAGGGGCCATGTCTTTCGCACTGGCTATCCGCAACACGGTATCTGAAGCGAGGCAAGCGATGTTAACAACAACATCGCTCATAGTGATCGCGACCGTGGTGCTACAGGGCGGGGCCGCGACGCACGCGCTCGCATACCTGCGCATACCCACTGGGTACGAGCTTAG TCAAGGGCAGAACGATGAAAGTGACGCTCTACCATTCAGAGACGTGAGAaat CTGTACCAGGCCACGGAGATGGGCAGCCCG GATAGCCAGCGAGGCAGTGGTGACAATGGTAGTGAGAAGGCCAGACTGGCCAAGCTCTGGGGTGCTATAGACTCGCGTCTGCTCAAACCTCTGCTAACACACGCGAGACCACCGCTAACAGAGACTTTGCCAGCGTTCTTCAGACCTCTAGCACGTTTATTGACCACCACACGGCAATATACCCAAGGG gATAATAATGGTCTTCGAAGGACCGATTCAGACTCCGACTTGTGTATTGATGAGCCACAGCCTGTTCCTACAAGTATTGACCCACAG CAACTTTGGCCAGGACTAGTGGACACACGGATTTCTGTAGAAGGTATAACGGgaagtaatatataa